Genomic DNA from Salinibacter pepae:
GTCTTCCTTCCGGGCGTTCGCCTTTTTCTTGGTATAGAGGTTCTCAAACGCAAAGGACTCCCCGGCCGCCCGACTCCCGTTCTGGGCCGCGGCGTCCAGGATGCGCGCGCCGAACGGCTGGAGGTAGGGGAAGTAGAGGAGCCCCCGGTCCGCATTAATCGTCTGCGGCAGAAAGTCGAACTGATCGTCCGGGTTGGGCGCGCCGTTCTGGTCCACCCGGTCCAGCCCGAGCACCTGCAGCAGCGTGGTCTGCCCCGCCACGTCCGGCAGCGTGGTGCGCGCGCCCTGCCCGGAGGCCTGGTACTCGACGTCGAGCTCGAAATTCTCCGGATTGAAGTCTCGCCCCGAGAGGTCGTACACGTTGCGGAGCTGCAAGAACCAGGCGGCCGGGCTCACGGTCCCGTCCTGCCCGGGCGCGACCGGATCGGTGGGGCGGAGCAGCTTCAGCACGAGGCGGTCGGCGTTGATGCCCCCCGTGGTTCCGCCCTGCGTAAAGTCCCCGACCGTGCGCACGGTGCCGTCGGTCGTCCGGTACCGAAACGCCACCGCCAGGGCCTCGTCGGGCCGGAGCCGCTGCTGGAGCGACAGGAAGCCCAGCCGACCGTCGATCCGGTAGTCTTGCCCCCGCGTAAGCCGCTTAAACTCGCCCGCGTGGAGGTCCTGCTGGGTGTCCAGGGGCTGCTCCATGGTGGCGGGGTCGCTCAGGTAGGACGAGGCCCGTTGCTCCCCGTCCCGGAGGGCCGCCAGGTCGGCCTCGCCGTACTGGTCCTCCTCCGGGACCGGCAGCAGGGTCTCCGTGTAGTCGTTCGCCTGATTCACCAGTTGGGCGCGCTCCCCCAGGTCGACCACCGCCACCGCCTGCCGGGTGTTTGCCTGGCTTCCCACCTGCTGTGTGATTTTCCACACCTCCACCTCGGTAAGTTCGTCGAACCCCCCGAACGTCCGGATCGTCGTCGGGTCCTCGTGGGCGCGGTTCCAGTTGTTGCGGAAGTAGTAGCCAAGAAAAAAGTGCCGGTTCTCGTCGTAGTCCGTGGGCTTGAGGTCGAATTCCGTCTCCTGCGCGCCCCCCTCAATGCTGAGGCTGTTGGACTGGCCCTCCTGCTGGCTCGCAATCGTCGTGAGGCTCAGGTTGCCGAACTGAAACTCACTCTTGATCCCGAAGAGGCTCTGCCCCCCACTGATGAGCTGCGACGGCGTCTGCATGGACACGTTGCCCGCCTCCACGCTCTGTAGGATCTCGTCCTCGTAGCCGGTGTAGTCGAGCTTGACCTGATTCTGGTAGTCAAACTGACTCTGCGTGTCCCAGTCGACGTTGATCTGGAGCTTGTCCCCGATCGTCCCGGTGATGCCGAGCCGCAGGTCCTGCTTGAAGTCGGGATTGAGCTGGCTGGCGTTCCCCGTCACGTTGACCTGCTGGTCGCTCTTTCGGTACTTGAACCCGGCGTTGATGTCGGCCTGGCCGTTCACCCGAAGGTCCACCTGCGGCTTGCCGAAGACGGTGGAGAAGGCACTCTCCCGCCCCCCCGGAACCACCATGTTCACCCCAAACCCACTGCGTCCGTCCCCCTGCTGGCGCTGCTCGGTGAGCGTGCGCCAGTTCTCGCGCAGGTTGGCACGGTAGCGCTCCTGCCGGTACGCGTCTGCGTCCATCCCCACGCGCTCCCCGGGACGCGTGTCGCCCGTGAGGACGTAGCGGTTCCGAGTGGAGTCGAGCGTGACGGATTGCGCCCCCGCCGTGGGGGCACGCGGTCCCAGGAACGGAGACGCCCGTCCAAACAGGCGGACCGCCTGCCTGCGCCGTGCCGGCAGGTACCGGCCGACGACGCCGGTGTCGGGGGACGGGGACGGTGCCGAGAGGCCCCCTCCCTCAGTTCGCGGAACACCGCCCACTCGGTCCGAGAGGGATGTGCTATCTCTCGGAGGAGGGGGGTCCCTCCAACTGCAGGACCGGGGGGCGGCGGGTCGTGTCGGGGGCGGTCGTGTCGGGGGCGGTCGTGTCGGGCGGCGGCCCCTCCTGCGCTCGGGCCGGCGGTCCCCCTCCGGCGAGGCTTCCAATCAGGAACAGCGCCACCGTCGACACAAATACACGTCCCTCTCCCAACAGCCCCACGCAGGGGGCCGGGGACGGCAACATTGGTGAGATCAGCGGCACGGGTCCAGGAACGCTCCGAGGTGCTACGTCGTGCACCGGTGCTCCGGCCTAGCATGGGCGGAGGCCCCGGTGCGTATTTGAGGGGGTCTGTAGCGGTTCCTGCCGATGCGCGGTGTTGCGTCTGGGAATGAGAGCAGCGGACAAGGGGTGTGCGACCAGGCGCCGCCCCAACGGATCTTCACCTCGAATGTAAGATGTGGCGTTTTTTTCGTCAAGCACAAGAGCAACTCGTTCGGCCTGGGGGCGGGCAGGCCGCAAACCCCGTGCCCTGCTCGTGGTGGCCGGCCGGTCAGGCCCGCTGGCCGTCGAGGGGGCGCTTGGCGGTGACGTCCCGGAAGTCGTCGTGCCGCTCCGTCTGAATGTTAAGCCCACGATCAGCGATTTTCTGCAGAAACTGAGCGCGCGGGATCACATTTTCCGGCACGTCGGCCCCCCCGGTGGAGACGGCTTCCTCGCGGGCCAGGAAGAGGGCCGAGACGACCGTCGGGATGGCCGTACAGCGCATCACGGCCGTCTGCTCCGTCTCCGCGTCGTACTGCTCCACCATCTCGTAGACGAGTGTCGTGGGCCGTCCCTCCTGCTCGCCCCGTAGCAGGACCCGCATGAGCACCGCGTCCTCGTAGTCGCCGCCGAGACGCTTCCGCATGCGGCGCACCAGGAGGTCGCGGTAGGTCAGGTGCGTGCGCACCCCGATCTTGCGCTCCTCGGCGAGCCCGAGCCCGAGCACGAAGCGCATCTGATGGGCGTGGCCCGGCCACCGGACCGTCTTGTGGTCGAGGGCCTCCACACGCCCGGCCAGCGTGTCGGTGAGGGTGGAGAGCCCGCCCTGCGTGCAGAAGGCCTCCATCGTACCGAAGGGCTTCTCGAACTGAATTTCCTCCTCGCGGGAAAGGGCGTCCGCCTCCACGACCTGCCCGTTTTCAATCAACTGCGCCGGGTTTGTATAGTCCGCGAGGATGCGCTCGGCCGACCACGAGATGCGAAAATTGAAGGGGGGCTCCGGGTGCAGCGGGACGTCGCCCACCCGCAGATGTGCCGCCTCGGCCCGGTCAAGCTGATCAATGCCGTGGAGACACACGACGTTCACGAGGCCGGGGGCCAGCCCGCAGTTGGGGACGATCCAGACGCCCTTCTCGCGGGCCTGCTCGTCGAGGGCCAGCTCTTTGCCCACGAGGGTGTCGTCCCCCCCGAGGTCACAGAAGTGGACCCCCGCGTCGAGGCACAGCTCTGCGAGCGCGGGGTTGAACTCCGCCGGCACGCAGCTGATGACACAGTCGCTGCCCTGCACAATCTGGGACAGCACGCTGGTGTCGCGCACGTCGACCTGGAAGGAGCGGAGAAACTGGTCGGCGTCGACCTGTTCGTGGAGGCGTTCGAGCGCCTGCGACCGGGTGTCACAGACCTGAACCTGTTCCACCTCTCCGCTTCGGGCGCACAGCTCGCGGACAACGGGGGCTCCAATCGATCCGGCACCGAGAACCGTAATCGTCATGTGCAGTGCAGTCGTCGGGTTGGGAGGGTCCGGGCGAAGCGAACGCGTCGGGCAGGCCCAGCGGCACTAGTCGACGTGCCCGCGTCCCTCGAGCGCCCGCGAGAGGGTCGCCTCGTCGGCGTACTCCAGATCCCCACCGATGGGCAGCCCTCGCGCGATGCGCGTGACGCGAACGTCGAACGGCTCAAGGAGCTGGGAGATGTAGTAGGCCGTCGTGTCGCCCTCAACGTTGGGATTGACGGCGAGAATCACCTCGTCGACCCCCGACTCCGCCTCGTCCGCCCCGCCATTTTCCGAGGGGGGCGCCCCGGCGTCCGCTTCGCCGTCAGGCGTGGTGTTGGGCGCCGGAGCCGCATCGGCCGCCGTGTCTTCGAAGGACGGGTCGATGCGGGTGGCCAGCTCGTGCACCCGGAGGTCGTCGGGGCCCACGCCGTCGAGCGGCGAAATGACCCCGCCGAGCACGTGGTACACGCCCCGGTACTCGTTGGTCTGCTCGATGGCGGTCAGGTCGCTCGACTCCTCCACGACACAAATCGTCGTGGCGTCCCGCTTGTCTGAGCCACAGATGGGACACGGATCCTGATCCGCCACGACGTAGCACGTCGAACAGCGTTGCACGTCCTCCTTCACGGACGTCAACGCGTTCGCGATGGTCTCAACCTCCTCCTGGGGCATCTTCAGGACGTAGTTGGCCAGTCGCCGCGCCGTCTTCTTCCCGATCGTGGGCAGCTTCGTGAACTGCTCCACAAGGGTTTCGACGGACTCCGAGGTGTACTGCATCGCGACAATCTCGCGTTTCGAATGTCGAGGTTTAAGCGCAAACGGCGGAATGTCCCGGGGTCACGCGGCCCCCCCAGCCCGCCGTTCGCAACCGCCTAGAGGCCGAGCTGGCTGAGGTCCATGCCCTGTGGCAGCATGCCGCCCATGGAATCCTTCATCTCCTCTTGTGCCATGTCGGACGCGTCTTCGAGGGCCTTGTTGACGCCCGCGATGACGAGGTCCTCCAACAACTCCAGGTCGTCCGGGTCGACGGCCTCCGGGTCAATTTCGATGCCCGTGATTTCCTGCGCGCCGTTGGCGGTCACTGTCACCATGCCGCCGCCGGCCTCCGCGGTCACCGTCTTGTCCGCGAGCTCGTCCTGCGCGGCGTTCATCTTTTCCTGCATCTCCATCATCTTCCCGAACATGTCCTGCATGTTCATTCCTCCTGGGTTAGCCATAACTGGGGGGTGGTCTTAATTCGAAGACTCGTGGGGAGGGTGGGTCGTTCACCGGAAGCGGGAATGGCTCCGGGTTCGTACAAAGGGGTGCAACGGACGGCGGGCGGAACCGATCCCTGACTGGAAACGACGCCCACGGTGCGGGCCGAGGGGGGCCGCCGGGCCGCTACCATACCGGCTCGGCCCCAAACTCGCTGAAGAGCACGTCGAGTGCCGAGTAGGTGTCACGGAGCTGGCTCAGCTGTTCACGGGGGCTGAGGGGCTCGTCCGACGTGTCGGCGTCGGCGACGGCCGCGTCGCTCGTGTCCTCGACGACGAACCGCAGGTCGTCAACGGCAGGGGCCACCGTGTCGGTGACGTGGCGCAACAGCACGCGCCGCCGGTCACGCAGGGTGTCGCGGTGGAGGGCCCGGGGGACGGCGACGGTGAGCGTGCCGTCGACGTACTCGACGGGCTCGGCCTCGCCCAGCAGGGAGCCGAGGCTGATGTGGGTGTCCTTGACGGACTGCACAACCTGGGGCCACTCGGTGGCCACCCCGTCGGCGTCGGCCCCCGCCGCCACGGCCGGCTCCGCCACCGCGGCGGCCGACGCGTCCGACCCGTCCGATGTCGACACCGACTCGGACGCGCGAGCGTCCGGGGTGCCGGATGCCGACCCGCCCTCCGACGATTCTTCGTCCCCCAGCGCCGGGGCGCCAAACAGGTCGTTGTACCCAACGGACGGATCCGCCCCCGATGCGTCCGCCCCGTCGCGGGGGGCATCCGGGGACGGCGGCTCGTCCTCGTCGTCGGGGCCCTCCTCGTCGGCGTCCGAAGCGCCGTCGTTTGGGGCGTCGTCCTCGTCCGATGCACTCAGCGTCTCGTCCCCTGCATCGTCCACGACGTCGGTCGGCGCCCCGTCGGGCGTCTCGTTCTTCGAGTCGCGCGGTGGGTCTTTCGTTGAGGGGGCGTCCTCCGGCGCAGTCGGCGCAGTCGTCGGGGCCGTGGACTCGGGCCCGTAGCCGGGGCGGGGCTCGGCGGCCGCGTCGGGGGGCGCCTCTCGTCCGGCCGCCCCGCCCGTCTCTGGGGTCTCAGACTTCTCAGACTCGGAGGGGGGCGGCGGGGACGACGCCGTTTCGGACGCGGTCGCCCCGTCGCCCGGCACGGCCTCGGGGAGGTCGCCGTCCTCGGCCATCTGTTCCAGTCGGTCGATCTTTTCGAGCACCGCCCGGAGGTCAGCCGAGCGGCGAAGCTGCGCCATCTTGAGAAGCGTCGTCTCCAGCGTGAGGCGCGGCTGCGGGCTCTGTTTGATGTCGTCCTCCGTGTCCGCGGCCAGGGTGAGCAGGCGCAGCAGGTCGGCCTCGTCGAAGCGCTCGGCCGCGTCGGCGTAGCGGGTGCGGGTCGACTCCGCAACCTCTTCCAGCGCCTCCCCGCCCAGCGAGTGGGCCACCAGCAGATTGCGCAGGTGCTCGGCCAGTCCCACCAGCATCTCCTGCAGGTCGTACCCGCTGCGCACCACGTGGCGCACGAGCTCAATCATCCCCGCCGTGTCCTGCGCGGCGACGTGGTCGGTAAGGCGAAAGTACAGGTCCTGGTCCACCACGCCCAGGGCCTGGGTCAGCTCCCCGTACTCCAGCGTGGCCCCGCAGAGCGAGAGGGCCTGGTCGAACGCCGAGAGGGCGTCGCGGAGCGCCCCGTTGCCCTTGCGTGCCAGCAGCATGAGGCTCTCCTCGTCGGCCTCCACGCCCTCCGTCTCACAGATCTCGCGCAGGCGCCGGACGATCTCCGGCACCGGAATGCGGCGGAAGTCGAACCGCTGGCACCGCGACAGGATGGTGGGCAGCACCTTGTGCGGCTCGGTGGTGGCGAAGATGAAGAGGGCGTGGGCGGGCGGCTCCTCCAGCGTCTTCAGCAGGGCGTTGAACGCCTGCTTCGACAGCATGTGCACCTCGTCGAGGATGTAGACCTTCTTCTGGTCGCCCTGCGGCGGGATCCGGACCTTCTCGCGCAGCTCGCGGATGTCGTCGACCTTGTTGTTGGAGGCCGCGTCCATCTCGAAGACGTTGAGGCTGCGGCCCGCCTCGAACGATTCGCACGAGTCGCACTCGCAGCACGGCTCGGCGCCGTCCTCGCGCTCCGCCCGCGGGGTCTCGCAGTTGATGGCCTTCGCCAGGATGCGGGCCGCCGTGGTCTTCCCCACCCCCCGTGGGCCGCTGAACAGATAGGCGTGTGCGAGCCGCTCCATCCGGATCGCATTCTTGAGCGTCTCGGTGACGTGCTCCTGCGCAACGACCTCCGTAAAAAGCGACGGCCGATACTTGCGCGCCGTAACCAGGTATCGCTGTTCGTCCATGTGAACGCGGGGACGGATGAGAGAAGGGTGGAGGGAGAGCTGGCACCGGTCGTCGGCCAGGGGACGACGAGAACGCGGGGGCGTCTCGCTCAATATACCGGCACCGCCTCGGGGAAGTCAATGGTGCCTCGACGCGCACGCAGCCCACTTGCCCGCCGCGCCCCCTCTTACACCTCTTACACCAGCCCGTCGCCGGCGGCCACGACCTTGGTGTTGCCCAGCCGGTCGCCCCAGCGCCGGCCGACGGGGTCGGCGAAGACGTTGTAGATCTCAAACAGGATGAGCCCAAGCCCCGCGAGCGACAGGAACGACGCCAGGGCCCCGCCGACGATGGGGACGACAATGAACGCCCCCGCGACGGAGCTGAGCCCCAGCATCCAGTTGCGCTGGACCGACGTTTCGAGGGAGACCGGGGCCCCGTCGAGGCGCACGAGGTCGAGCCCCATTACGTACTTTCCCGGCGACCGGAAGCGCAGCGGCCCGACCTCGAATCCATCCCGGGCGACCAGGTACAGCCCGCCCACGAGCCCGCCCAGCAGGGGGGCGCCCCCAAACAGGGCGGTCAGCCCCGTCGCAATGATGCCGTCGAGGAGGGCCGCAACGAACCGCTCGTGTTGCGACGGCGAGGAGGCGTCTGCGGAAGACCCGTTCATGAGGGGCGCGCGTGTTTAGAAAAAGGGAACGGGTCCGGTCACGGCCCGTGGCGTCTACGCCGCGTTCGACGACGGATCCGGGGAGTTCGGGTCCCGGCGCTGCGGGTCCGGGGTCGACGGTTCGCGGCGCGTCGGGCTCGGCACCTTGGGCGGCTGCTTGGGCTGCCGCTGGGGCGAGCGCTGCGGGGACCGCTGTGGGGTGCGCTGGGGCGTACGGCGGCGACGAGGATTCACCGGAGAAGTCCGAGACTCGGTCATAATTCTGGGGTGCATCTCGTCCGCATTCCTTCGGATGCTTGTGTACGCCCCCAACTCCGAAGTGTTGGGGCACCTGCTGTTCCGGCAAAAGCGGACGCAGAGCCGCCCACCACCGCACGACCTAGCTGTTCACTGTCGCCTCAGAGTCTCTGTCGGCCACCGCGGCCTCCCCCTCCTCCGACACTTCCCGTAGCGCCTCGGTGTGCGGCCGGGGCCGGGTCACCGTCACCGGCTCCGGCTCGAAGCACGCCCGGCACCGCGGCTCGTAGGCCTCCGTGGCCCCGACCAGCACCCGGTCTTCGCCCGGCACAATGCGCTGGGAGTGGTTGGCCGGCGCCCCACAGACCACGCAGACGGCGTGTAGCTTGGTCACGTGCTCGGCCACCGCCATGAGCTGGGGCATCGGGTCGAACGGCTCTGCGCGGTAGTCCGTGTCGAGCCCCACCACGATCACACGGTGCCCGTCGTCGGCCAGTGCCTGACACGTCGGCACGAGGTCGTCGCCGAAGAACTGCGCCTCGTCGATGCCCACGACGTCCGCCTCCTGCACCAGCTCTTGGATCTGCGGGGGCGCCTCCACCGGCGTGGTGGTCACGGAATTCTCGTTGTGGGACACCACCTCGTCTTCGCTGTAGCGCTCGTCGAGGGCCGGCTTGAAGACGCGGGTGTGCTGACGAGCAATGCGGGCCCGGCGCAGCCGACGAATCAGCTCCTCGGTCTTGCCGCTGAACATCGACCCGCAGATGACCTCCATCCAGCCGGTGGTGCGGTCGCGGTCCACGATGTGGGGCTCCAGGGCGGACATGAACAGGGGGTGCACGGTGCGGGGACGGACGCAGACGTTGCAAGGTAACCGCACGTCCGGGAGGAAGTCCACACCGGTTTTGTATGGAAGCGGGGAAGGTCGGCCTGTGGGGACTCGGGACGGGCCGGGGCCGTGCGTGTCCAGGCGCGCAGCTACCCGGCCTCTTCCACCCGGAACGAAGGAAGGTGCACCCCCCACCGCAGCGCGGCCAGGCGCACGGCCGACACCGCGACGATCGTGAGGCCCGCCACCGCCGCCTCCGGAAGGGCCGCGGCCCGCAGGCCCAGATAGAGCACGCCCCCGGACAGGGCCGCCGTCGCGTAGATCTCCTCCCGCAGAATGAGAGGGGTTTCGTCGCAGAGCACGTCTCGCACCATCCCGCCCACCGTGGCCGTGACGGCACTCATAATCACGACCACGACCGGCGGGGCGCCCACCCCGAGCGCAACACGGGCCCCCACCACCGAGAACACCGCGAGCCCAAACGCGTCGGCCACCTCCAGCGACTGCCGGGGGGGCCGGAAGACCGACGTGTAGGCGAAGGTAAGGCCGCCCGCCCCCCCGATCACCGCGAGGTACCGCAGGTCCTGGATCCAGAAAACCGGATGTCGGTCCAGGATCAAGTCGCGAATCGTGCCGCCCCCGACGGCCGTCACCGCCGCAATTACCAGGGCCCCAAACAGGTCCATCCGGCGCCGGCCGGCCGCCAGCGCCCCGGACACCGCAAAGACCGCCGTGCCGAATAGGTCCAGGACGTACAGAACGGTGCCGGGGGAAACGGGCATTGGGCGCAGCGACTCCATCGGACAGGAACGCGTTGAGAGATCTCAGGGAGCAGCGCGAGCCCGCCGCTCCGTCTGGTTTCGCCATGTGGACTGGACCAGCGCCCCCAGCATGCCCACCAGCAGCAGCACGAGGACGACAAACGCGACGCCCCACCCAAACACGTCGGCCACGAACCCCGTCACGACGCTGCCACTCGCCCC
This window encodes:
- a CDS encoding saccharopine dehydrogenase family protein, encoding MTITVLGAGSIGAPVVRELCARSGEVEQVQVCDTRSQALERLHEQVDADQFLRSFQVDVRDTSVLSQIVQGSDCVISCVPAEFNPALAELCLDAGVHFCDLGGDDTLVGKELALDEQAREKGVWIVPNCGLAPGLVNVVCLHGIDQLDRAEAAHLRVGDVPLHPEPPFNFRISWSAERILADYTNPAQLIENGQVVEADALSREEEIQFEKPFGTMEAFCTQGGLSTLTDTLAGRVEALDHKTVRWPGHAHQMRFVLGLGLAEERKIGVRTHLTYRDLLVRRMRKRLGGDYEDAVLMRVLLRGEQEGRPTTLVYEMVEQYDAETEQTAVMRCTAIPTVVSALFLAREEAVSTGGADVPENVIPRAQFLQKIADRGLNIQTERHDDFRDVTAKRPLDGQRA
- a CDS encoding recombination mediator RecR, translating into MQYTSESVETLVEQFTKLPTIGKKTARRLANYVLKMPQEEVETIANALTSVKEDVQRCSTCYVVADQDPCPICGSDKRDATTICVVEESSDLTAIEQTNEYRGVYHVLGGVISPLDGVGPDDLRVHELATRIDPSFEDTAADAAPAPNTTPDGEADAGAPPSENGGADEAESGVDEVILAVNPNVEGDTTAYYISQLLEPFDVRVTRIARGLPIGGDLEYADEATLSRALEGRGHVD
- a CDS encoding YbaB/EbfC family nucleoid-associated protein → MANPGGMNMQDMFGKMMEMQEKMNAAQDELADKTVTAEAGGGMVTVTANGAQEITGIEIDPEAVDPDDLELLEDLVIAGVNKALEDASDMAQEEMKDSMGGMLPQGMDLSQLGL
- the dnaX gene encoding DNA polymerase III subunit gamma/tau yields the protein MDEQRYLVTARKYRPSLFTEVVAQEHVTETLKNAIRMERLAHAYLFSGPRGVGKTTAARILAKAINCETPRAEREDGAEPCCECDSCESFEAGRSLNVFEMDAASNNKVDDIRELREKVRIPPQGDQKKVYILDEVHMLSKQAFNALLKTLEEPPAHALFIFATTEPHKVLPTILSRCQRFDFRRIPVPEIVRRLREICETEGVEADEESLMLLARKGNGALRDALSAFDQALSLCGATLEYGELTQALGVVDQDLYFRLTDHVAAQDTAGMIELVRHVVRSGYDLQEMLVGLAEHLRNLLVAHSLGGEALEEVAESTRTRYADAAERFDEADLLRLLTLAADTEDDIKQSPQPRLTLETTLLKMAQLRRSADLRAVLEKIDRLEQMAEDGDLPEAVPGDGATASETASSPPPPSESEKSETPETGGAAGREAPPDAAAEPRPGYGPESTAPTTAPTAPEDAPSTKDPPRDSKNETPDGAPTDVVDDAGDETLSASDEDDAPNDGASDADEEGPDDEDEPPSPDAPRDGADASGADPSVGYNDLFGAPALGDEESSEGGSASGTPDARASESVSTSDGSDASAAAVAEPAVAAGADADGVATEWPQVVQSVKDTHISLGSLLGEAEPVEYVDGTLTVAVPRALHRDTLRDRRRVLLRHVTDTVAPAVDDLRFVVEDTSDAAVADADTSDEPLSPREQLSQLRDTYSALDVLFSEFGAEPVW
- a CDS encoding RDD family protein, which translates into the protein MNGSSADASSPSQHERFVAALLDGIIATGLTALFGGAPLLGGLVGGLYLVARDGFEVGPLRFRSPGKYVMGLDLVRLDGAPVSLETSVQRNWMLGLSSVAGAFIVVPIVGGALASFLSLAGLGLILFEIYNVFADPVGRRWGDRLGNTKVVAAGDGLV
- a CDS encoding thymidine kinase, translating into MSALEPHIVDRDRTTGWMEVICGSMFSGKTEELIRRLRRARIARQHTRVFKPALDERYSEDEVVSHNENSVTTTPVEAPPQIQELVQEADVVGIDEAQFFGDDLVPTCQALADDGHRVIVVGLDTDYRAEPFDPMPQLMAVAEHVTKLHAVCVVCGAPANHSQRIVPGEDRVLVGATEAYEPRCRACFEPEPVTVTRPRPHTEALREVSEEGEAAVADRDSEATVNS
- a CDS encoding trimeric intracellular cation channel family protein; amino-acid sequence: MPVSPGTVLYVLDLFGTAVFAVSGALAAGRRRMDLFGALVIAAVTAVGGGTIRDLILDRHPVFWIQDLRYLAVIGGAGGLTFAYTSVFRPPRQSLEVADAFGLAVFSVVGARVALGVGAPPVVVVIMSAVTATVGGMVRDVLCDETPLILREEIYATAALSGGVLYLGLRAAALPEAAVAGLTIVAVSAVRLAALRWGVHLPSFRVEEAG